In Quercus robur chromosome 11, dhQueRobu3.1, whole genome shotgun sequence, the following proteins share a genomic window:
- the LOC126705067 gene encoding toMV resistant protein Tm-2 netted virescent-like produces the protein MNDEEFRKALFEFLEHIQDHTLRNSLSSFVRGIYRKNGEALQDLNDNELKSALFHYLKDKRYLLVMDDIWKTEVWNEGDTCPPELETLGRQIVESCHGLPLAIVVLGGFLANKEKTHQTWLKLIGHVNWYLDQNKSFCRDILALSYNHLSQHLKPCFLSFGIYPKDFEILVMQLIRLWIAEGFIQQTGSRNMEDVTEDYLEELIDQSLIQIAAKRLDGGVKTCRIHNLLRHLCISVSAEEKFLEVRSNVNLSPMSKSRRISIHSANHPDISSNPCEPSNSRTFIGFGEVVKLESPLFKSNYLKWLGETNKLVRVVELSNMGICCLIPNKIENLILLRYLSI, from the exons ATGAATGATGAAGAATTCAGAAAGGCATTGTTTGAGTTCTTGGAACACATACAAGACCATACATTGAGAAATTCCTTGTCGAGTTTCGTGCGAGGTATTTACAGAAAGAATGGTGAAGCATTGCAAGATTTGAATGACAATGAATTGAAAAGTGCGTTGTTCCATTACTTGAAAGACAAGAGGTACCTACTTGTCATGGACGACATCTGGAAAACTGAAGTATGGAATGAG GGAGATACATGTCCTCCAGAACTTGAAACTCTAGGGAGACAAATTGTAGAAAGTTGCCATGGTTTACCACTTGCAATTGTGGTATTGGGAGGTTTTTTGGCAAATAAGGAGAAAACACATCAAACATGGTTGAAATTGATTGGCCATGTCAATTGGTATCTGGatcaaaataaatcattttgcAGAGATATATTGGCTTTAAGCTACAACCACCTATCCCAACACTTGAAACCATGCTTTCTATCTTTTGGTATCTACCCAAAAGACTTTGAGATACTAGTGATGCAACTAATCCGACTTTGGATAGCTGAGGGATTCATACAGCAAACTGGGAGTAGAAATATGGAGGATGTTACTGAGGACTACTTGGAGGAACTCATTGATCAAAGCTTGATTCAAATAGCAGCGAAGAGGCTTGATGGAGGAGTCAAAACATGTCGTATCCATAATCTTCTACGACACCTCTGTATATCGGTGAGTGCTGAAGAGAAGTTTCTTGAGGTTCGTTCAAATGTTAACCTTTCACCTATGAGCAAATCCCGTAGAATTTCCATCCACAGTGCCAACCATCCAGACATTTCTTCCAACCCTTGTGAGCCTTCAAATAGTCGTACTTTCATAGGCTTTGGGGAGGTTGTCAAGCTCGAGAGTCCTCTTTTTAAAAGCAACTACTTGAAATGGCTAGGTGAAACTAACAAGTTGGTTCGTGTGGTAGAGCTTAGTAATATGGGCATTTGTTGTTTGATCcccaacaaaattgaaaacctGATCCTTTTGAGGTACTTGAGCATTTAA